A stretch of Christensenellaceae bacterium DNA encodes these proteins:
- a CDS encoding ABC transporter, which produces MIELQNVNFRYAGGTDAGGLENINLTIPDGQAILLCGQSGCGKTTLTRLINGLIPNYYEGELTGDILLNGKNISQLPLYETAKYVGSVFQNPRTQFFTVDSTSELAFGCENQGLPENEIVERVKSTAEQFDMDSLMGKNIFCLSGGEKQKIACASVSVSNPPIMVLDEPSSNLDISATEDLRRMIQLWKKQGKTIIIAEHRLYYLRNLIDRVLYLQDGKILNDYSAAEALALSAGQQIQMGLRPFDIFEFPVSSRALTDQRQFICTNFHFSYTRQHDALHIDSLTLPQDSIIAVIGHNGAGKSTFARCLCGLEKRCKGVVNINGNQYNRKQRLSRCYMVMQDVNHQLFTESTEEEMLLSMQEPEPSKAEQVLKRLDLLPFKDRHPMALSGGQKQRVAIATALISDREILVFDEPTSGLDLQHMKEVAKELTAIQCMGKTSLVITHDYELIVSCCTYVLHLEHGEVQEQYALDGNGTQRLKEFFMETR; this is translated from the coding sequence ATGATTGAACTGCAAAACGTCAATTTCCGCTATGCCGGTGGTACGGATGCAGGAGGGTTAGAAAATATCAACCTTACCATTCCAGATGGGCAGGCGATCCTTTTATGCGGACAATCCGGCTGTGGAAAAACCACCTTGACCCGGCTTATTAACGGTCTTATCCCTAACTATTACGAAGGGGAATTGACTGGCGATATTTTGTTAAATGGAAAGAATATCAGCCAGCTTCCCCTTTATGAAACTGCTAAATATGTTGGAAGCGTATTTCAAAATCCACGGACACAATTTTTCACAGTGGATTCTACCAGTGAATTGGCCTTTGGCTGTGAAAATCAAGGGCTGCCGGAGAATGAGATTGTGGAACGCGTAAAATCCACCGCAGAGCAGTTTGATATGGATTCGTTGATGGGGAAAAACATATTTTGTCTGTCCGGGGGAGAAAAGCAAAAAATAGCCTGTGCTTCCGTATCGGTAAGTAATCCCCCAATTATGGTTTTAGACGAGCCTTCCTCTAATTTGGATATATCCGCAACCGAAGATTTACGGCGCATGATTCAGCTTTGGAAAAAGCAAGGAAAAACAATTATCATTGCAGAACACCGGCTGTATTATCTGCGCAATCTGATCGACCGTGTGCTGTATTTGCAAGACGGAAAAATTCTAAATGATTACTCTGCTGCCGAAGCCCTCGCCCTATCTGCCGGGCAGCAGATTCAAATGGGTTTGCGCCCGTTCGATATTTTTGAGTTTCCGGTTTCCAGCCGAGCTTTAACGGACCAACGCCAATTTATATGCACGAACTTTCACTTTTCCTATACGAGGCAGCACGACGCTCTGCATATAGATTCTCTAACACTGCCGCAGGACAGTATCATTGCGGTCATTGGACATAACGGGGCTGGAAAATCCACTTTCGCCCGTTGCCTTTGCGGTTTGGAAAAGCGCTGCAAAGGCGTTGTGAATATCAATGGGAACCAGTATAATAGAAAGCAGAGATTATCCCGCTGCTATATGGTTATGCAGGATGTGAATCATCAGCTATTTACGGAAAGCACCGAAGAAGAAATGCTTTTGAGCATGCAAGAGCCGGAGCCTTCCAAAGCCGAACAGGTACTAAAACGGCTGGATCTTCTTCCATTCAAAGACCGCCATCCAATGGCCTTATCCGGCGGTCAAAAACAGAGGGTAGCGATTGCAACCGCTTTGATTTCCGATAGAGAAATTTTAGTGTTTGACGAACCGACCAGCGGTTTGGATTTACAGCACATGAAAGAAGTGGCGAAAGAGTTGACCGCCATACAGTGTATGGGGAAAACCTCTCTTGTGATTACACACGATTATGAATTGATTGTTAGCTGTTGTACTTACGTTTTGCATTTAGAGCACGGCGAAGTTCAAGAGCAGTATGCTTTGGATGGGAATGGAACCCAGCGGTTAAAGGAGTTTTTTATGGAAACGAGGTGA
- a CDS encoding AraC family transcriptional regulator: MNGNDRFFLQQNMNLLCRDESCSVYQMKNDTGDGTSTFYEVYPGIGVMYNDFHMESCPSRKFESSTHTFAIHHCREGRIEWEVNNGAYLYLASGDIMLDNSVTENNHCSFPVSHYHGITITISVPEAIAGISELLSMFSIDLEQLEQRFALKNRPFIMHGDSVSDHVISELYHIPDSIRLEYLRVKVLELLVTLKTIDPCALGEERPYFYKTQVEKVKAIMAFMTSNPDRRFTMEELSAKYDISVSALKQCFKGVYGTAIYTYMRNYRMDLAASLLAQTDEPITVIAGKVGYTNTSKFSEAFKNVKGKTPLEYRKVKI, translated from the coding sequence ATGAATGGAAACGACCGTTTTTTTCTGCAACAGAATATGAATCTGCTTTGCCGGGATGAATCCTGCTCCGTCTATCAGATGAAAAATGATACCGGAGATGGAACCAGTACATTTTATGAGGTCTATCCCGGCATTGGCGTAATGTATAATGATTTCCATATGGAAAGCTGCCCTTCAAGAAAGTTTGAAAGCAGCACGCACACCTTTGCCATCCACCATTGCAGGGAAGGCCGGATTGAATGGGAAGTGAATAACGGCGCTTATCTCTATCTTGCTTCCGGTGATATTATGCTTGATAATTCCGTTACTGAAAACAACCATTGCAGTTTTCCGGTAAGCCACTATCATGGGATCACCATAACGATTTCTGTGCCGGAGGCCATTGCGGGAATCAGTGAATTGCTTTCCATGTTTTCGATTGATCTCGAGCAGTTAGAACAGCGGTTTGCATTGAAAAACCGGCCTTTTATCATGCACGGCGATTCTGTTTCCGATCATGTGATTTCGGAACTTTATCACATTCCCGATTCTATCCGGCTGGAATATTTGAGGGTGAAGGTACTGGAGCTGCTTGTCACCTTAAAAACAATCGACCCTTGCGCCCTTGGAGAGGAACGGCCTTATTTTTATAAAACACAGGTAGAAAAAGTCAAGGCGATCATGGCTTTTATGACAAGTAATCCAGATCGCCGCTTCACAATGGAGGAACTTTCTGCAAAATATGATATATCTGTTTCGGCCTTGAAGCAATGCTTCAAGGGTGTTTACGGAACAGCCATTTATACTTATATGCGGAATTATCGGATGGATTTAGCAGCCTCCCTTCTCGCACAGACGGACGAGCCCATTACGGTTATTGCCGGTAAGGTAGGCTATACCAACACCAGCAAATTTTCCGAAGCGTTCAAAAATGTTAAGGGAAAAACCCCTTTGGAATATAGAAAAGTTAAAATCTAA